The region GCGGCCGCCCGGTTCGGTCGTTGGCAATTACCTTTGTCGGTCCGGTCGCGCCCGGAGAACCGATGCAGGTAGAAGCCGAGGTACTGCGAGAAGGCAAGGCAGTCACGCAGATCCTTGGCCGAGCCATGCAGAATGGCCAGACGATGTGCATTATTCAGGGCAGCTTTGGCGCGTCCCGTGAGTCCGTTGTTGATGTCGCCGCTGAAGAGGCGCCGCAGGCGAAGGCTCCGCAGGAGTGCAAGGAGCTGCCTTTCGTCAAGGGAATCAGTCCCGATTTTATTCAGCACTTCGCGGTGCGCTGGCTTTACGGCGATCTGCCATTTACCAATAGCCGCAAGCGCGAAATGGGCGGCTGGATGAGCTTCAGCCACGACGAAGGCGATATCCACGAAGGGCATATCCTGGGACTGATGGATGTGTGGCCGCCTGCGGTGCTACCGCACCTGTCGCAACGGGCACCGGCCAGCACGCTGACCTGGACCATCGAATTCATGCAGCCACAACCGCAGGTCGGCAATACCGAATCCCTGCTATACCGGGCGGAAATCGAGCGCGCCAAGGATGGTTACGGCCATACCGCAGCCAAAGCCTGGAATGAGCGCGGTGAGCTGGTTGCTATCAGCCGTCAGACCGTCACAGTGTTCGGCTGATAGCGCTTTACCGGAAGGTCAGGGTAGCTCGGCGATCAGCGTCGCGCGTAGCGGGGCCGGGTACCCTTCGCAGGTCAGTGCGGCATTATCGGGATCGAGGAAATCCGGTAGCGACTGGAAGCGCATCCAGTCGGTACTGCGCTGCTCTTCGGTGCTGGTGCGATTAAGATCAACGCAGCGGATATTGACGAACCCCGCGCGACTCAGCATACGTTCAAGCATCGCCACCGACGGCAGGAACCACACATTACGCATCTGGGCGTAGCGGTCCTGCGGCATCAGACAGCTGTGCTCGTCGCCTTCGATAACCAGCGTTTCCAGCACCAGTTCTCCACCTCGCGCGATACAGGCCTTGAGCTGTAGCAGATGGTCGATCGGGGAACGTCGGTGGTAGAACACCCCCATAGAAAACACGGTATCAAAACCGCCGGTGGGCTCCGGCAGGTCTTCCAGCGTTAGCGGTAGCAGCCAGACGGGCGCGTCCGGCAGGTAATGCCGCACCGCCTCGAACTGCGTCATGAACAACAGGTTCGGATCCACCCCGATAACCTGTCGGGCTCCGGTTTGCCACATTCGCCACATGTAGTATCCGTTGCCACAACCGACATCCAGTACCCGTTTGCCTTCCAGCGACAGGTGCGGCGCTACGCGCTGCCACTTCCAGTCGGAGTGCCATTCGGTATCGATATGAATGCCGAACAGCTCAAAGGGACCCTTGCGCCAGGGGTGCAGGCCTCGCAGCGACTGTTCGAGCTGCGCGTGCTCGGCCTCAGTCAGCTCGCCGGCCCGGCCGATCGTGACACGATCCTGCAACTGAACGCTTGGCTGCGCGCGGTCCGGCAACAGTTCCAGACAGGCTTGCCAGCGCGGCAGATCGCCGTGCTTGCGCGCAGTTTCCATACGTTTCTCTAGGGCAGCGGGCAGGGGGTCCAACCAGTGTTCGAGCGGCGTACCTGTCAGGCTGCGATACAGCGGTGCGAAATCAATCATTTATGGGCAATCATCGAGCCGAAGTTGAGACATTGGAACCAGCTATGGGCGTGCTTGAAGCCGGCCTCCTGCAGCCGTTGTAGATGCGTCTCCAGCGTGTCCGGCAGCATCACCTTTTCAATCGCGGTGCGCTTCTGCGCAATTTCCAGTTCGCTATAACCGTTGGCGCGCTTGAAGGCGTAGTGCAGTGACTCGAGGCTTTGTTGAGTATTCGCATCAGCGAAGCGCAACTTCTCGGACAGGATCAGGATGCCGCCGGGCAACAAGGCATCGTAGATGCGCGTAAGCAGGCCCAGGCGCTGTTCCGGGTTGATGAACTGTAAAGTGAAGTTCAGTACCACGACGGAACAGGGCTCGAACCGCAGGTTGAGAATATCGCCATGCACCACGTCGATGGGCGTCAGCTCCTCCACCATCGAATCCTGTGCGGTGAGATACTCGCGGCAGCGTTCTGTCATCGCCTCTGCATTATCGACGGCGCGGATATGGCAGCCGTCGGCGCGCACGTGACGGCGCATGGACTGGCTGGCGGCACCGAGGGAACAACCCAGGTCATAGATCAGGCTGCCTGGTTGAGCGTATTGCCCGGCGATCAGCCCAATACTCTCTACAATGGTGGGATAACCGGGTACAGAGCGTTTGATCATGTCGGGAAAAACTTTCGCCACATCATGATCGAATACGAAGTCAGCCACCCGGTTCAGTGGGGCGGCGAACAGTTTGTCTACTTCCGTCATGGTCAGGTCCGGATCGTCTGAAGGTTCGGATTTTAGCGTAAAACGAGGCGTAAGAGGGCGGGGACAGTCCAGCGCCTTTGGTGGGCCTTGCCGCTTTCAACGGCACAAACTGCGACCGCAGTAGCTACAGCTGTTCAGCGTTTATGACGATTCCGGCGCTTCTCAGTACAGCAGCTCCCGGACGACCCGCTATGTCATGAAAATGACCATTACGGTTATGATACGCACCGCGAACCATTTTTTGACGACTGAGTCATTGCGCAGCTCGTTTTTCAGTCGTTGTGATGTCATAGTGATATCTGTCGCAAGGGGAAGATCTTGTCGGCGTGGGGAGACGGCGACGACGCAGCACAGCGTTTGTCGTTCATATAACAGAGGATAGGGTATGGCAGTAAAGCGCCAGTTCGTTTTCGGCGTCGCCTCGGTGGCGGCTCTTTATGCAGGTTTGAGCAATGCCCTGGGGTTAGGAGAGGTTGAACTGCAATCCGCCCTGAATCAGCCCTTGAACGCCGTCATTCAGCTGCAAGGCAGCCAGGGAATCGCTCCGGATGAGATCCGGGTATCGCTCGCTGGCGCTGACGCTTTTGCCAATGCTGGTATCGAACGTCCTTTCTTCCTGTCCGACCTGCGCTTTACGCCAGTGGTCACTGGCAACGAACTGGCCGTCCGTATCCAGTCAAGCAAGCCGGTACTTGAGCCCTATCTGAATTTCCTGGTTGAGCTACGTCAGCCCAACGGCCGGGTGTTGCGTGAATACACGCTCTTGCTCGACCCACCGCTGTACGACCCTAACTCAGGTGTGTTGAGCCAGACGCCCGTGCGTGAAGCATCCGCAGCGCCAACTCAGCGCACCGCCAGCGGTTCTCCTTCTACTAATCGCTCTGCTGCGCCTGCCTCGCAAGCGCAATTGCCGGATATATCCGCGCAGCCAGGTGCCAGCACTTACACCACGGTCGCCGGCGATACCCTTTGGGAAATAGCGGAGAAAACGCGTCCGGCCGATTCGGTTTCGATCCGCAATAACCTGCTGGCTATCCAGGCCCTTAATCCAGACGCGTTCATTGGCGGCGATATTGGTCGGCTGCGCAGCAATGCCACGCTGGTGCTTCCCACTGCAGAGCAGTTGGGCGTTGAGGCCACAGCGCAGACCGGCTCGGCAGACTCGACCACAACCAGTGCAGGGGCTCGGGAGGCACGGCCTGGTCAGGCAGCAGCGGAACGGGTGGCCAGGTCCGATACACCGGAGGCAGCGTCATCCACTGAGCGCGTGCGTTCGGAAGGGGCCGGGTCGAATCCCGCTGCGCGGTTCCGGATCGAAGAAACCACCCCGGACACCGCGATCGCCGACAATCAGGTGCTGCTTGAGCGCCTGCAATCGTTGGAGGCGCGATTCAATGTGCTGTTGAACGAGCTGGATGCGCGTGACCGCCAGATTGCCAATCTGCAGGCGGAGCTTGAGGTATTGCGTGCAGCCCAGGCCTCCGAGGCACAAAGCACGCCGGACGATATCGCGCCGGTAGGCACAGTTGATGAGGGCACTGAGGAAACCGGCACTGTCTCGGCGACCGGCAGCGCTGAACCGGAATCCGGGGCTATCGCTGCTGAAGTTGTCTTGCCTGAGCCGCAAGCCCGCAACGAGACGTTCTTCACCCGCTGGTGGCCTGTGCTATTGGGTCTTCTCGCAGCATTGCTTGGAGTATTGGCATGGCTGTGGAAGCGTAAGCAGGATGAGCAGGAAGCAGACACAACGACAATCGACGGACGAGAGCTGACGGTGCCTGAAGCGGCGGCGGCGTCCCTGGCGGCCGAGGCTGCAGTGCAAACCACTATGGTTAAAGAAGCTGTGTCTCCTCGAGTGACGCGCTCGGTGGACCCGCTCGATGGCGTGGAGCTCTATATCACCTACGGGCGCTTTGCTGAAGCACTGGTGATGGTGGAGCGGGCAATTGAAGAGAATCCCAAGCGTCTGGACCTGCGCTATCAGCAGCTGCGAGTGCTCGCGGAGCTGGGCGAGCTGCGCCAGTTTGTCGAGCAGGAACAGGCGGTCCTCGCGCTCGGGGGCAACTCAGCGCGCATTGATGAAATCAAATCCAGCTACCCGACGTTGTTTGCCGGACGCAATGATGAGGTTGAGCAGATTGATGAACTCGAGCCATTACTGGACGAAGATTTCGATGGGTTCGCAGACAATACCCAGCCTTACGCGTCAGACGATCTCGCCGCCGATGAGGAAACCAGCGAGTTGAATCTCAACGATTTTACGCTGGATCCTGACTGGGACCTGATCGAAGGGCTGACCCCCGCGCCAGGCAATCGCGACCCGGAAGGTCAGGACCCCGAGGCGCAACCGGAGCCGCATGATGACGAAATGCTCCGTGATGGTCTGCGCAAGATGCCCGAGGTCGAAGAGCTGGATGACGACGAGGACCTCTTCCCTGGCAAGCAGGGCACGCAAACACCGCGTCGTGACAGTTAAGGGATAATCGGGTCACTGCGCCAGTCTGGCTGCACGCTGGACGGGCGCAGTGGCTCCGGTTTGCTAGCTGATACGGGTTCGCTAGCTGAATAGTCGCTTGGCCACATCGCGGAAATGACTGGCGAAGTGGATGGTCATCCCCTTGGTCAGATAATCCGGCAACTCCTCGAAATCACCTCGATTGGCTTCAGGCAGTATCAGTTCATAAATGGATTGCCGACGCGCTGCGATAACCTTCTCTCTGATACCCCCGACAGGCAAGACCTGTCCGGTCAGCGTGATTTCCCCGGTCATGGCAATTCCTTCCCGTGGCGCCTCGTCGCGCGCCAGTGAGAGCAGCGCACTGGCGATGGTTACGCCTGCACTGGGGCCGTCCTTGGGCGTCGCGCCCTCGGGTACGTGCAGATGCACGAAGGCTTCATCGAAGAAGCTCTTGTCTGCCTTGTACCGTCCAAGATTGGCACAGACGTAGCTATAGGCGATTTCCGCCGACTCCTTCATCACGTCTCCAAGCTTGCCGGTCAGCTTGAACCCCCGATTAAGAGTATGAATGCGGGTTGCTTCGACGGGTAAGGTTGCGCCACCCATCGAAGTCCAGGCCAGGCCGGTAATGATACCGACACCCTTGAGTGTCTTTTCCGTACGGAATGCGGGGGTGCCGAGCAGCGTTTTGAGGTCGTCCGGCTTGATGCTGACCTTGCGCTCAGGGTCGTCCAGTAGCTGCATGACCGATTTGCGGATGATCTTGGCCAGCTGTTTTTCCAGATTGCGCACGCCAGCTTCCCGTGCATAACCCTCAATGATCTCGCGCAGTGCCTTGTCCGTAATACGCAACTGGCTCTTGCGCAGTCCGGCGCGCTCCAGCTGTCGCGGCCAGAGATGGTGCTTGGCGATGGCCAGTTTTTCCTCTGCGATATACCCGGACAGGCGAATCACATCCATGCGGTCCAGGAGCGGGCCGGGAATGCTGTCCAGCGTATTGGCTGTACATACGAACAGCACCTTGGACAGGTCGAGCCGCATATCCAGGTAGTGATCGAGAAACTGGCTGTTCTGCTCCGGGTCCAGTGTTTCGAGCAGCGCCGAGGCCGGGTCGCCCTGATGACTGCTGCCGAGTTTGTCGATTTCGTCGAGCATGATCACCGGATTCATCACGCCAACATCCTTGAATGCCTGTACGAACTTACCCGGCATGGCGCCGATGTAGGTACGACGGTGACCCTTGATCTCGGCTTCGTCACGCATCCCGCCAACGCTGAACCGGTAGAACGGGCGCCCCAGGCTTTCCGCTATAGAGTGGCCAATGCTGGTCTTGCCTACGCCAGGCGGGCCGACCAGCAGGATAATCGAGCCTGAAACCGAGCCTTTGAACGCACCGATAGCGAGAAACTCGAGTATGCGTTGTTTGACGTCTTCGAGCCCATCGTGATCACGGTCAAGCACCTTGCGGGCATGTTTGATATCCAGCTTGTCGGTATGCGTCAGGCCCCAGGGGATCGACGTGGCCCAGTCCAGGTAATTGCGGGTTACGCCGTATTCAGGGGAGCCGGTCTCCAGTATTGATAGCTTCTGCAGTTCCTCCTCGATTTTCTTGCTGGCTGGCTCGGGCAATGTCTTGTCCGCCAGCCGCTGGCGGAACTGCTCGATATCTGCCGTGCGGTCGTCCTTTGATAATCCCAGTTCGCGCTGGATAACCTTGAGCTGCTCTTTCAGGAAGAACTTGCGCTGATGCCCGGTGATGGTGCGGTTTACCTCCGCGCTGATCTCGCCCTGCAGCCGCGCAACGTCGATCTCCTTCTTGAGCATGACCAGCACTTTTTCCATGCGCCGCAGGATAGGAATCGTGTTCAGCACGTCCTGCAGCTCTTCCGCGCGTGCGGATGTCAGCGCCGCCGCGAAATCCGCCAGCGGCGAAGGCTGATTGGGGCTGAAGCGGTTCAGGTAGTTTTTCAGCTCCTCGCTGTAGAGCGGGTTCAGCGGCAACAACTCCTTGATCGCGTTGATCAGTGCCATGGCATAGGCGCGCACTTCGTCGCGCTCATCAGTCGGTGACTCGGGATACTCGACCTCGACCAGGTAGGGCGGCTTGCGAGTCAACCAATTGGATATGCGAACGCGGGTGAGCCCCTGGGCTATGAACTGGATCTTGCCGTCTTCCTTGACCGCATGATGGATCTTGACTGCGCAGCCGATCTCCGGGAGATGGGTGCTGTCAATGTCGCCACTTTCATCCAGCGGCGCGTCCACATAGAACAGACCCAGCGCGTGGTGGGGAGTGTTGGCGACCCGCTCGATGGTCTCTGCCCAGGGCGTCTCGTTGATGACCACGGGCATGACCTGGGCCGGGAAGAACGGCCTGTTGTGGATGGGCAACAAGTAGATTTTATCCGGCAGCCGCTGGTTGGGAATGACCAGACCGGTGCCAGGTTCGAAATCCTGTTTATGTTCCTGCTCGTCCCCTTCGATGAAATCTGGTTTCGTTGAAGACTGATCAGTCATTGAAGATTCCTGTAATGGTTGAATTCAATATTGTGAGTCTCTTGCAATGAGATGGTGCCTGCATTGCTGTATTTCAATAGCGCCTCTATGACCGCAAGGTGCTGTGCTCAAATGTCAAGTTCGACTCGTCGGATGGCTGACTTTGAACTAATGTGGATGCAGAGCCGGTAGCGTTGTGCTGGCCTGAATCGATGCGTATCGGGTTGAGTGCCTTAATGGGGACACTGCGGGGCTGTCACTGCTGATATCAGCAGGCCATTCATGAACCTTCGGCGAGCGTGCTGTGGCAGAATTGCATTCCGATCAGGCGGGATCTGATGAACGAGCCCGATATCCAGGGCCAAACGGGGCAGGCATGAGAACCGTATTCGACGCCCTAGCACCAAGGAGCTAAAAACATGACTGGAAATGCAGGGATTTTGACGGCTACCTTCGCCGTCTACATCGCTATCATGCTTGCAATCGGGTTTATCGCCTACAAGCGAACCAGCAATCTGTCCGACTATATCCTCGGTGGTCGCACCATCGGGCCAGGTACTGCAGCGCTTTCCGCCGGGGCCTCGGATATGAGTGGCTGGTTATTGCTCGGGCTGCCGGGATATGCATTGGTCGCTGGCTATGAAGCGACCTGGATTGCCGCCGGGCTGCTGGCGGGCACTTATCTAAACTGGCTGATCGTGGCGCGGCGCTTGCGCGTGTATTCCCACGCGGTTAATGATTCGCTGACTCTGCCGGCTTATTTCGAATTCCGCTTTGAAGATAAGTCCCGTCTGCTACGGGTGATCTCGGCTGTGTTCATCCTGCTGTTCTTCCTGTTCTATACCAGTTCGGGTCTGGTTGCTGCAGGCAAGCTGTTCGAAAGCACGTTCGGCCTGAGCTACGAGCTGGCCGTCGTCGTGGGGACGTTGATCATCGTTTCCTACACCTTTTTCGGTGGCTTTCTTGCGGTGTCCTGGACTGACGTCATTCAGGGCCTGCTGATGGCAGCGGCACTGGTCGTGGTTCCGCTGATGACACTGAACACCATGGGCGGCTGGGGCGAAGCGCGCAACGCCATGGAAGCAGCCAACCCCGAATTACTGTCGTTTTTCACCGATGTCGATGGGGAGGCGCTCGGCTTCGTTGCCATCATTTCCTTGTTCGGCTGGGGGTTGGGGTATTTCGGCCAGCCGCATATCCTTGCGCGTTTCAAGGCTGTCGGGGATGACGCAGCGCTGCCTACCGCGCGGCGTATTGCGGTGCTCTGGAGTGCGGTCTGCCTGTTCGCTGCGTTGATGACCGGCTGGGTAGGAATCGGCTATTTTGGCGAGGCTGGCCTGGAAGACGCCGAGACGGTGTTTCTGTCGCTGATCCAGGCACTGATGCATCCGCTGGTGGCGGGTATCCTGCTCGCCGCAGTGCTGGCTGCCATCATGTCCACCGCTGACTCGCAGCTGTTGGTGTCGTCTTCAGCGCTGGCGGAAGATTTCTACAAGGCGTTGTTCCGCCGTGATGCCACCCAGAGCGAACTGGTCTGGGTAGGGCGCTTCGCCGTGGTCGGTATCGCCGTTCTGGCGTTGATCT is a window of Pseudomonas sp. gcc21 DNA encoding:
- a CDS encoding FimV family protein, with the translated sequence MAVKRQFVFGVASVAALYAGLSNALGLGEVELQSALNQPLNAVIQLQGSQGIAPDEIRVSLAGADAFANAGIERPFFLSDLRFTPVVTGNELAVRIQSSKPVLEPYLNFLVELRQPNGRVLREYTLLLDPPLYDPNSGVLSQTPVREASAAPTQRTASGSPSTNRSAAPASQAQLPDISAQPGASTYTTVAGDTLWEIAEKTRPADSVSIRNNLLAIQALNPDAFIGGDIGRLRSNATLVLPTAEQLGVEATAQTGSADSTTTSAGAREARPGQAAAERVARSDTPEAASSTERVRSEGAGSNPAARFRIEETTPDTAIADNQVLLERLQSLEARFNVLLNELDARDRQIANLQAELEVLRAAQASEAQSTPDDIAPVGTVDEGTEETGTVSATGSAEPESGAIAAEVVLPEPQARNETFFTRWWPVLLGLLAALLGVLAWLWKRKQDEQEADTTTIDGRELTVPEAAAASLAAEAAVQTTMVKEAVSPRVTRSVDPLDGVELYITYGRFAEALVMVERAIEENPKRLDLRYQQLRVLAELGELRQFVEQEQAVLALGGNSARIDEIKSSYPTLFAGRNDEVEQIDELEPLLDEDFDGFADNTQPYASDDLAADEETSELNLNDFTLDPDWDLIEGLTPAPGNRDPEGQDPEAQPEPHDDEMLRDGLRKMPEVEELDDDEDLFPGKQGTQTPRRDS
- a CDS encoding acyl-CoA thioesterase II, whose product is MTFADLLAALAESPDHQVTVPATWAQGRAGYGGLIAALVFEGMRAKASGRPVRSLAITFVGPVAPGEPMQVEAEVLREGKAVTQILGRAMQNGQTMCIIQGSFGASRESVVDVAAEEAPQAKAPQECKELPFVKGISPDFIQHFAVRWLYGDLPFTNSRKREMGGWMSFSHDEGDIHEGHILGLMDVWPPAVLPHLSQRAPASTLTWTIEFMQPQPQVGNTESLLYRAEIERAKDGYGHTAAKAWNERGELVAISRQTVTVFG
- the cmoA gene encoding carboxy-S-adenosyl-L-methionine synthase CmoA; translation: MTEVDKLFAAPLNRVADFVFDHDVAKVFPDMIKRSVPGYPTIVESIGLIAGQYAQPGSLIYDLGCSLGAASQSMRRHVRADGCHIRAVDNAEAMTERCREYLTAQDSMVEELTPIDVVHGDILNLRFEPCSVVVLNFTLQFINPEQRLGLLTRIYDALLPGGILILSEKLRFADANTQQSLESLHYAFKRANGYSELEIAQKRTAIEKVMLPDTLETHLQRLQEAGFKHAHSWFQCLNFGSMIAHK
- the lon gene encoding endopeptidase La; the encoded protein is MTDQSSTKPDFIEGDEQEHKQDFEPGTGLVIPNQRLPDKIYLLPIHNRPFFPAQVMPVVINETPWAETIERVANTPHHALGLFYVDAPLDESGDIDSTHLPEIGCAVKIHHAVKEDGKIQFIAQGLTRVRISNWLTRKPPYLVEVEYPESPTDERDEVRAYAMALINAIKELLPLNPLYSEELKNYLNRFSPNQPSPLADFAAALTSARAEELQDVLNTIPILRRMEKVLVMLKKEIDVARLQGEISAEVNRTITGHQRKFFLKEQLKVIQRELGLSKDDRTADIEQFRQRLADKTLPEPASKKIEEELQKLSILETGSPEYGVTRNYLDWATSIPWGLTHTDKLDIKHARKVLDRDHDGLEDVKQRILEFLAIGAFKGSVSGSIILLVGPPGVGKTSIGHSIAESLGRPFYRFSVGGMRDEAEIKGHRRTYIGAMPGKFVQAFKDVGVMNPVIMLDEIDKLGSSHQGDPASALLETLDPEQNSQFLDHYLDMRLDLSKVLFVCTANTLDSIPGPLLDRMDVIRLSGYIAEEKLAIAKHHLWPRQLERAGLRKSQLRITDKALREIIEGYAREAGVRNLEKQLAKIIRKSVMQLLDDPERKVSIKPDDLKTLLGTPAFRTEKTLKGVGIITGLAWTSMGGATLPVEATRIHTLNRGFKLTGKLGDVMKESAEIAYSYVCANLGRYKADKSFFDEAFVHLHVPEGATPKDGPSAGVTIASALLSLARDEAPREGIAMTGEITLTGQVLPVGGIREKVIAARRQSIYELILPEANRGDFEELPDYLTKGMTIHFASHFRDVAKRLFS
- the cmoB gene encoding tRNA 5-methoxyuridine(34)/uridine 5-oxyacetic acid(34) synthase CmoB; amino-acid sequence: MIDFAPLYRSLTGTPLEHWLDPLPAALEKRMETARKHGDLPRWQACLELLPDRAQPSVQLQDRVTIGRAGELTEAEHAQLEQSLRGLHPWRKGPFELFGIHIDTEWHSDWKWQRVAPHLSLEGKRVLDVGCGNGYYMWRMWQTGARQVIGVDPNLLFMTQFEAVRHYLPDAPVWLLPLTLEDLPEPTGGFDTVFSMGVFYHRRSPIDHLLQLKACIARGGELVLETLVIEGDEHSCLMPQDRYAQMRNVWFLPSVAMLERMLSRAGFVNIRCVDLNRTSTEEQRSTDWMRFQSLPDFLDPDNAALTCEGYPAPLRATLIAELP
- the putP gene encoding sodium/proline symporter PutP codes for the protein MTGNAGILTATFAVYIAIMLAIGFIAYKRTSNLSDYILGGRTIGPGTAALSAGASDMSGWLLLGLPGYALVAGYEATWIAAGLLAGTYLNWLIVARRLRVYSHAVNDSLTLPAYFEFRFEDKSRLLRVISAVFILLFFLFYTSSGLVAAGKLFESTFGLSYELAVVVGTLIIVSYTFFGGFLAVSWTDVIQGLLMAAALVVVPLMTLNTMGGWGEARNAMEAANPELLSFFTDVDGEALGFVAIISLFGWGLGYFGQPHILARFKAVGDDAALPTARRIAVLWSAVCLFAALMTGWVGIGYFGEAGLEDAETVFLSLIQALMHPLVAGILLAAVLAAIMSTADSQLLVSSSALAEDFYKALFRRDATQSELVWVGRFAVVGIAVLALIFAFNPESTVLGLVSYAWAGFGAAFGPAVILSLFWKRMNRNGALAGIIVGGITVVVYKQIDTIGLYEIIPGFILATLAIVIVTLLTPEPSKTIQETFDDVANRY